The window GGTCTCCTTTTTGAGATGGAGAGAGAAGACGCGCATGCGTGCTTTTTTTCAGCAGGCCGTTAGTTGCTACCCACGTCCGCCGCAACGAACACCGGCGTCACCAGATGACCTTCAGCTCGCGCCAGATCCTCCTCTTTCGCCGCCCGAAACTCACTCGCCGACGACTCACACCGCAAACACTGACGAAAGGCCGATTCGTAGATGTGCTGCTCCATCTCGTTAAGCTGATACCGCTCAATGACCCGATCACTTGCGGTCTTCTCTTCCAGCGTCATCACGTAGTGCACCCACCCGCGCTCTCGACAAGCGAGAAACCGCCGATTCAGTAACACGGTGCGGGACCTTGTTCTGACTTCGCTCTCGCTTACCGTCATGGGTCACCCCCTCCATCGCGTCAACAGCACGCGGTAGTTCTGCCCTTGGTTGTTATCCCATCGCTCGAAATCATCCTCCGATATGGGCGAGTTGATCCGCAACAACTGGTAGATGTACTCCACCGTCGTATCTCGTGGCCCCCACACCTTGGTCAGATAGCGGCGCAGCAAGGGCACCGTCTGGATCAGCTCATATATGGCGTCGTCCGCAATGCCTTCTCCTTCAATATCGTGTCCCGCCCGCGTGGGGATCGTCTGCAGCTTGAGGCCCTCCCACTTCGCTGCTTCTCCCAACGGCGACCATAGGTAGCGGATGTAGACCATCTCGATACCTGGTTCTTGGTCAATCCACACTTTGGTGAGCTGAAACATGGCGCGCCTCCTTAAAGCGGCTTCGTCGCCCCTGAGTACAAACGTTTTGCTTCATCCTCCCCTTCATAGCTGCTCAGGAAGAAACGTTTTCGTGACCGCCTGTTCTGACGCGCTGCGCTTGACCTCGTAGCTCCGCGCTGTCGGCCGCCCCAGAAAGAGCGGCGTGATGCGTGTGAACAGCTCGCGCGCCACCTCGCTGTCGGCATAGGCCGCCAGATCTTCTTTCGTCTCCCAGGTGCTAATGCCGACGATCTCGTTGCCAGTCTGCAGGAGTTGGCCCAGCAGGCAGCCCTGGAGCTGCTTGACACGGTCCACGAACTCGTTAAGCACCGCTAGCGCCTCCTGTTCCTTCCCAGTCTGGATCGTTCCGTAAAAGAGCCGTGTATGCATGTTCTACTCCTTATACCAAGGGGAAAAGGGTAAATAGGGAAGATAGGCTACAGGCTAGAGGCCATCGGGAGGAATGGAGCGGCCCCTAGAGCCTGAAGCCTACAGCCTAATTTGTTACAGGGTATGGACCGCATAGCCCCAGTAGTCTTTCCAGCGCTCGGCTACGTTCGGGGTCCACAGGCCGCCCACGTGCCAGCGCTGATGCACCTGCGCGCCTTTGGAACCATAGACCTTCCCGACAAAGCGGCGTGGGGCCGGCAGCGCGCGTAACATCTCAGCGCGGACACGGCCGAATTCCTCCATGTCCTCTGAGCCGTAGAACTTATGCGAACGATAGGGACTGTCCTCCCCGAAGCGCTCAATGAAGCGTGCCTCTTCGGTCGGCTGATACTGGGGCGCATCCCAATCGTAGACGCTCCAGAAGATGCACATGCCGCCTAGCGTGCCCTGGAAGTCGACGTACTCGACCTCTTTGCTGACGATCTGTCGGGGAAGACGAGTCCGCCCTGCGCCTCGCGCTGCTCTTGCAAATGACCTATCCCGGGGCTCCATGCATATACTACGGCGACGAGATTGGTTTGACAGGCAAACACGATCCTCTCAACGGTCAGGGCCTGCCCTGGCACAAGCCGGAGAGTTGGAACAGGGCGTTACTTGAATACCTCCAGCGCCTCATGGGCTTGCGCCGTGCGCACGCGGCGTTACGGCGGGGCAGCTATCGGACCCTGCATGCACGGGATGGCGTCTATGCCTTTGTCCGAGAGTTGCAAGGCGAGCGCTTCCTGATCGTTCTCAACGTGAACCAGCGCCCGGTCAAGCTTGAGCTCTCCATCGCGGCATTTCCCGAGCTGCACGGCCCATGCCGCGATCTGCTGAGCGGACGCTCCGCTCGCGTCGAGCGCCAGCAACTGACAGGAGATGATCTCCCAGCGCGTGCGGGCGCCGTCTTCAGGTCTTCCTGAGGGGGGTGATCAGATGGCACTCTGTTGCTTTCTCCCCCTATCCTGCCCCCTTCGACAAACTCAGGACAGTCTCCAGCCGAAGAACCTCATGTTCAGTCCTCCGCGGGACGAGATTCTTCGCCTTCACTGCGTTTCGGCTCAGAATGACACCCAGCATTTTCATTGCGATGGTCTATTCTTATCTTTACGCCCGTCCGCCTCAGTGCCGTGCAGACGCAGCACCGCCAGCGAGCGGGCTTCGAGTTCATAGGCTTCGCCACCGGATAATACACGGAAGCGTCGCCTCCCGGTCGCCGTTCTGGTGTCCACGATCACTTCCCACTGGTCACTGGCCTTGTGAAGCGGCAACAGAAAAGACAGTGCTTCATGGTGCGCATTCAGGAGGATGAGCAACGTCCGATCCAGAATCCGCTGCCCGCGAGCGTCTAATTCTTCAATCCCATCGCCAGCGAGGCGTAAGCCCAGACAGCGGGCGTGCCAATTGCTCCAATCCTCGTCGGTCATCTCCTTGCCATCCGGTCGGAACCACGCCAGATCCTTCGCCTCGGACCCACGAATGTGTCGGCCTTGGAAAAACTTGCGGCGCCGTAAGACCGGATGTTGATGAAAGAGTCGCGTCAGCAACCGGGTAAACTCTAGCAATTCCTGCCGCGCTTGGTCCAGGTTCCAATCCATCCAGGAGAGGTCATTGTCCTGGCAATACGCATTGTTGTTCCCGTGTTGGGTACGACCGATCTCATCCCCGGCTTGCAGCATGGGCGCTCCTTGCGAGAGCAACAACGTAGCCAGGAAGTTGCGCTGTTGGCGCGCCCGCAGCGCGAGAATCGCCGGGTCGTCGGTGGGACCTTCGACGCCGCAATTCCAGCTGAGGTTGTGATCATGACCGTCACGGCTCCCTTCTCCGTTCGTTTCATTATGCTTCTCGTTATAACTGACGAGGTCGTGCAAGGTGAAACCGTCATGCGCCGTGATGAAGTTCACGCTAGCGTAGGGTCGTCGCCCGCTGCGTTCATATAAATCGCTACTGCCGGTCAAGCGATATGCGAGACTCCCAACTAATCCGCCATCGCCCTTCCAAAAGCGTCGCACCGTGTCGCGGTATTCCGCGTTCCACTCCGCCCATAACACTGGAAAGTTTCCGACCTGATAGCCGCCTTCGCCCAGGTCCCACGGTTCGGCGATAAGTTTGACCTGCGATAACACCGGGTCCTGATGGATGATGTCGAAAAACGCGCCGAGTCTATCCACTGCGTGCAGCTCGCGCGCCAGCGCCGACGCCAAGTCAAAGCGGAACCCATCGACATGCATCTCCAGCACCCAATAGCGGAGACTGTCCATGATGAGCTGGAGCGTGCGGGGGTGGAGCATGTTCAGTGTGTTGCCGCAGCCCGTGTAGTCCATGTAATGACGCCGGTCATCGGGAAGGAGGCGGTAATACGACACATTATCGATGCCGCGAAAGCAGAGGGTCGGCCCCAGGTGGTTACCTTCGCCGGTGTGGTTGTACACCACGTCGAGAATTACCTCGATTCCTTCGCTGTGCAGCACCTTGACCAGAGTTTTGAATTCCGTCACTTGTTGCCCGCGCACGCCGCTGCTGGAGTAGCGAGCCTCTGGCGCGAAGAAGCCAAGCGAATTATACCCCCAATAGTTCGTCGCGCCGCGATCGACGAGGTGTTTGTCCACCAGGAATTGATGCACCGGCATCAGCTCCACCGCCGTCGCTCCCAACGAGTGCAGGTAGTCAAGGATTTCCGGACACATTAAGCCGGCGTAGGTTCCTCGCAAGTGGGAGGGGACATCGGGGTGGCGAGCGGTAAACCCCTTGACGTGCAGTTCATAGATCAACGTCTGGTGCCACGGCCTGCGCGGGTGCGCGTCGTTTCCCCAAGCAAAGGCGGTATCCACCACCACACACTTCGGCGCTCCCGCTGCGCTATCGCGTTCGTCATACGAGAGATCAGCCTCCTGGTGTCCCAAAGTGTACCCGAAAAGCGCATCGCTCCACTGGACGGCTCCGGCAATTGCCTTCGCGTACGGATCGAGCAGCAGCTTTGCTGGATTGAAACGGTGGCCGTCCTGCGGCTCGTAGGGACCGTGTACCCGGTAGCCGTAGAGCTGCCCTGGACGAATGCCCGGTAGGTAAGCATGCCAAACATGATCGGTTTGCTCCGGCAGGCGAATCCGCGCGGTTTCCCGGTTCCCGTCCGCTCCATCGAACAGGCACAACTCAACCTGCGTGGCATACTGGGAAAAAAGCGCGAAGTTCACGCCGCTGCCATCCCACGTCGCGCCGAGCGGATACGGCTGCCCAAGCCAAACGTTCATACCACGTTACCGCGCATAGAGGACATGCAACCCCGAAGGTTTCAGTTGCGCAGTCTGAAAATCCGACGAGTGGACCAAACGTTCCTCGGGTGATAGATCCTCGACCCGCGTCGTCCCGCTGAACACATGCCCCATGTGCGCCAGTCGACACGATTGCGTCCGTTGCCGGTCTTTGTTCAGCACCACCAATGCGCGTTCGCTGCGATCGAGCGTATATTTCACAAAAGCTAAGACCTGAGGGTTGCCGGCATCGACAGACTCAATCGGCCCTTCCTCGTTGAAGACTCGATAGGACGCTTTCAGACGATTGACTGAGGTAATGAAATCGCCGAGGTCCCACTGGGGAGTTTCCCAATCTTCGGGTCGAGTTTCCACGACATCAAGGCGGCGACGAAAACCATACTCGAACCCGATTGGCATCATCACCCCAGTCGAGAAGAGCGCCGAGAAGGCATAGCGGAGCTTCACCGCTGCTTGGTCTCCCAGCAGTTCAGCCGCCAGGCGCTCGGTATCGTGCGATTCGGCAAAGCTGACCGAGGGCGTCAGGGCAGCCGTCTGGCGATAGTGGTCCAGACACCAGGGTTCGGTAAAATCCCACCACTTCGAGCTATTAAAGATAAAATCAAACCCCGCGCGAGCCAGGCGCAAGATGTCGGCGAACGGACAGCCGAGCGACTCGGCGAAAAAGAGCGCATCAGGATGCGACTGCTTCACGCGGTTGAACAGAAACTGCCAGAGTTCCACCGGTACCTTGTAGGCGGCGTCGCAGCGAAAGGCGCGAAACCCTAGAGCCGCGTAATGTTCGGCGAGCTGCAGCCAGTAGCGCCAGAGCTGGTCGCGCTCCGGACTGTTGGCGTTATCGATCTCGGCGAGGTCACCCCAGACCACGCGCTGCTCGCCTTCTTTCGCGCTCGGGCGTAGCGGTTTGCCGTCGGCTCCTCGTTTGTACCACTGCGGATGTTCGGTCACCAACGGAGAATCAAAGGCGGTGTGATTGATGACCAGATCCATCATGAGATTGAGACCCAACTGCTTGGCCGTTTGGATCATCTGCGCGAGTTGGTCCATTGGCGGACCGGCCTCCGGATCAAGCAGGCGCGGATCAAGCGTGTAATAGTCTTTCACCGAGTACAGGCTGCCGGAGTAGCCGGCATAGTGGAACGAGTTGATAAAAACCCAGTCAAACCCCAAGTGTCGCGCGCGTTCGAGATGCGGCGTCCAGGTCGGCAGCGGTCCAGCCAAGAGAGGAAAGAGATTGTAGATACGGGGGCCGGGAGGCCAGTTTGTTGTAGTGTTCATTGGTTTCATCCGAGCGATAAGCGTCAGTCATAGTGGAATAATCCGTCAATCACTCGATGGCTCAATCCCTTTAGGTACTAGGGGTTAGGGATTGGTTATTTTTGCCTTTTGATCTGCCTGTTGTAGCAGCAGGTCGCCTTTCAACCGATACAGCTCGGCCTCGTAGAACCGCTCCCCAGTCTTGTCCACCGCCTCCAGTGCTTCTGTCAACACCGCCAGTCCCTCCTCGGCCTGCCCTGCTACGCCATACGCCTCAGCCAGTAAGGCGAGAAAATACGGCCTGAAGATCTCCGCCCCTGTCGCCCGAAAGGCTGCTAATCCCTGGCGGATCTGCTCGATCCCGGCCTCGCTCTGTCTTTGGTGCGCCAGCTCTGCCCCTCGCAGAACGATTCCCCCTGCCAACCAGAAGGGAAATCCCTGTTCGGTGGAGAGTGTGACCGTCTCCTCAGCCCACTGTGAGGTTGTCTGCTCATGTCGGTCATAATGATGCCAGACCGTAGCGCCGTAGAACAGCGCTACGCCTAGGCTGAAAGAATGCGAGAGCTGCCGGGCGAGCGTGAGAGCCTCCTCGGCTCGCGCCAGGGCTTGATCGGGATAGCCACG of the Deltaproteobacteria bacterium genome contains:
- a CDS encoding alpha-amylase, producing MNTTTNWPPGPRIYNLFPLLAGPLPTWTPHLERARHLGFDWVFINSFHYAGYSGSLYSVKDYYTLDPRLLDPEAGPPMDQLAQMIQTAKQLGLNLMMDLVINHTAFDSPLVTEHPQWYKRGADGKPLRPSAKEGEQRVVWGDLAEIDNANSPERDQLWRYWLQLAEHYAALGFRAFRCDAAYKVPVELWQFLFNRVKQSHPDALFFAESLGCPFADILRLARAGFDFIFNSSKWWDFTEPWCLDHYRQTAALTPSVSFAESHDTERLAAELLGDQAAVKLRYAFSALFSTGVMMPIGFEYGFRRRLDVVETRPEDWETPQWDLGDFITSVNRLKASYRVFNEEGPIESVDAGNPQVLAFVKYTLDRSERALVVLNKDRQRTQSCRLAHMGHVFSGTTRVEDLSPEERLVHSSDFQTAQLKPSGLHVLYAR
- a CDS encoding alpha-glucosidase C-terminal domain-containing protein gives rise to the protein MTGKHDPLNGQGLPWHKPESWNRALLEYLQRLMGLRRAHAALRRGSYRTLHARDGVYAFVRELQGERFLIVLNVNQRPVKLELSIAAFPELHGPCRDLLSGRSARVERQQLTGDDLPARAGAVFRSS
- the glgX gene encoding glycogen debranching protein GlgX; protein product: MNVWLGQPYPLGATWDGSGVNFALFSQYATQVELCLFDGADGNRETARIRLPEQTDHVWHAYLPGIRPGQLYGYRVHGPYEPQDGHRFNPAKLLLDPYAKAIAGAVQWSDALFGYTLGHQEADLSYDERDSAAGAPKCVVVDTAFAWGNDAHPRRPWHQTLIYELHVKGFTARHPDVPSHLRGTYAGLMCPEILDYLHSLGATAVELMPVHQFLVDKHLVDRGATNYWGYNSLGFFAPEARYSSSGVRGQQVTEFKTLVKVLHSEGIEVILDVVYNHTGEGNHLGPTLCFRGIDNVSYYRLLPDDRRHYMDYTGCGNTLNMLHPRTLQLIMDSLRYWVLEMHVDGFRFDLASALARELHAVDRLGAFFDIIHQDPVLSQVKLIAEPWDLGEGGYQVGNFPVLWAEWNAEYRDTVRRFWKGDGGLVGSLAYRLTGSSDLYERSGRRPYASVNFITAHDGFTLHDLVSYNEKHNETNGEGSRDGHDHNLSWNCGVEGPTDDPAILALRARQQRNFLATLLLSQGAPMLQAGDEIGRTQHGNNNAYCQDNDLSWMDWNLDQARQELLEFTRLLTRLFHQHPVLRRRKFFQGRHIRGSEAKDLAWFRPDGKEMTDEDWSNWHARCLGLRLAGDGIEELDARGQRILDRTLLILLNAHHEALSFLLPLHKASDQWEVIVDTRTATGRRRFRVLSGGEAYELEARSLAVLRLHGTEADGRKDKNRPSQ
- a CDS encoding antibiotic biosynthesis monooxygenase, which encodes MHTRLFYGTIQTGKEQEALAVLNEFVDRVKQLQGCLLGQLLQTGNEIVGISTWETKEDLAAYADSEVARELFTRITPLFLGRPTARSYEVKRSASEQAVTKTFLPEQL